A single window of Candidatus Obscuribacter sp. DNA harbors:
- a CDS encoding endonuclease/exonuclease/phosphatase family protein, protein MTVLQFNINSHNPSKQEILSHIRKVNADIVCIEEVSQWWAENFEELMDIYPDLRVRARTDNFGIAILSKLPVTDARILGLTEANVPTLAIEVKGPKDTPIVVVATHPVPPVSTMNYDYRNKQTDSLANYLNERRAKPGTKPKVIVCGDFNATSWTAMLSDFMTKANLREVKPLAPMPTWPSMWVMPARISIDHIFVSPDIEFERVSVEDNCLSDHMSIVAKLQI, encoded by the coding sequence TTGACAGTTTTGCAGTTTAATATCAACTCTCACAATCCTAGCAAGCAAGAGATATTGAGCCATATCCGTAAAGTAAATGCGGATATCGTTTGCATCGAAGAAGTCAGTCAGTGGTGGGCCGAAAACTTTGAAGAGTTAATGGACATCTATCCAGATTTGAGAGTAAGAGCACGCACAGATAATTTTGGCATAGCCATACTGAGTAAATTACCGGTGACAGATGCCCGCATCCTGGGCTTAACCGAAGCCAATGTGCCTACTTTGGCAATTGAAGTAAAAGGGCCAAAGGATACACCAATAGTGGTGGTGGCAACACATCCTGTGCCGCCTGTAAGTACGATGAATTATGACTATCGCAATAAGCAAACAGATAGTCTGGCTAACTATTTAAATGAACGCAGAGCAAAGCCTGGCACTAAGCCAAAAGTAATAGTTTGTGGCGATTTTAATGCTACATCCTGGACTGCTATGCTCTCTGATTTTATGACTAAGGCCAACTTGCGCGAGGTCAAGCCATTAGCGCCAATGCCCACCTGGCCCAGCATGTGGGTTATGCCTGCGCGCATTTCGATTGATCATATTTTTGTCTCGCCTGACATAGAGTTTGAGCGCGTGTCTGTAGAGGACAACTGTCTATCTGATCATATGTCTATCGTGGCTAAGTTGCAGATTTAG
- a CDS encoding glycoside hydrolase family 15 protein produces the protein MHKYNPDKSVASSWHPWLRDGKPALPIQEDETALVLWSLWHHFRKFRNIEFVRTLVDKLVFKAADFLVSYRDAETKLPNPSYDLWEERWNVHLFTVSSVIAGLNATTNFAQALGEVHRAHEYQTAAEEVKQVMITHMWSEEHKRFCRMATRTDKGYDLDMTIDAAMYSVFAFGGLPPLDPKVVSTMQAIKDRLWIKTEVGGVARYENDYYHQISQDVDNVPGNPWFICTMWLAQYQIAAARSPEDLKEAVELMEWVAQRALSSGVLAEQVHPYSNEPLSVSPLTWSHATFVTCVLEYLDRKKVMVTENIFAHTIVPV, from the coding sequence ATGCACAAATACAATCCAGACAAATCAGTAGCATCAAGCTGGCACCCTTGGCTGCGTGATGGCAAGCCAGCCTTGCCCATTCAAGAGGACGAAACAGCCCTGGTATTGTGGTCACTCTGGCACCATTTCCGTAAGTTTCGCAATATAGAGTTTGTCCGCACCCTTGTAGACAAGCTAGTCTTTAAGGCGGCAGACTTCCTTGTTAGCTACCGCGACGCCGAGACCAAATTGCCTAATCCCTCTTATGACCTCTGGGAAGAGCGCTGGAATGTGCATCTCTTTACAGTGTCATCGGTTATCGCTGGACTCAATGCTACTACCAACTTTGCTCAAGCTCTCGGCGAAGTGCACCGCGCCCACGAATATCAAACCGCTGCCGAAGAAGTGAAGCAGGTCATGATTACTCATATGTGGAGCGAAGAACACAAGCGCTTTTGCCGCATGGCCACTCGCACAGACAAAGGCTACGACCTCGATATGACAATAGACGCAGCGATGTACAGCGTCTTTGCCTTTGGTGGTCTGCCACCACTCGACCCTAAAGTAGTATCTACGATGCAAGCCATAAAGGACCGCCTCTGGATCAAAACCGAAGTCGGTGGTGTCGCTCGCTACGAAAACGACTACTATCACCAGATCTCGCAAGATGTGGATAATGTGCCAGGCAACCCCTGGTTTATTTGCACCATGTGGCTGGCTCAGTATCAAATCGCGGCAGCACGCTCCCCCGAGGACCTCAAAGAAGCTGTAGAACTGATGGAATGGGTCGCTCAAAGAGCGCTATCATCCGGTGTGCTGGCTGAGCAAGTGCATCCATATAGCAACGAGCCCCTGTCGGTATCACCACTGACCTGGAGCCACGCTACATTTGTCACTTGCGTACTGGAGTATCTCGATCGCAAAAAGGTGATGGTCACAGAAAACATCTTTGCCCATACGATTGTACCGGTCTAA
- a CDS encoding tetratricopeptide repeat protein, producing MSNEPLPSGSYKKICLTCGKEFAEEVLLCPDDDELLTPVKADTLIGTVLAGKYEILEKLGAGGMGLVYKARHTLMKRMVAIKIMLPQLIASVSALKRFKQEAQAASNLNHPNILTVFDFGVTPDGMPYLVMDFLEGTNLSKILEAGTALPVGTAVDVFIQSCSALSHAHKKGIVHRDLKPANIMLVEYEGRQNFVKIVDFGMAKITGAVDGEGEDLTKSGEVFGSPLYMSPEQCMGKVLDARSDIYSLGCVIYRTLTGCTAVSGTSAIECFSHHVNSLPRPFAEACPGAEFPEGLEAIVMKSVAKDPDDRYQTMDELKDSLLALAGIDFSSMYSSLGGANISQHDTVLQSSYGSSSHYSQNSMMAANNSSSQLPAQSNADSTPSLNLTRNDASTGGQSALQNVASTSSSPQRQTGESAQPQESGNFAPNAQPVPQKGLPVALIAIAAVVVIGGGTALFMAGRSTDRGNSNNSGNNSSSTTAIPDKQASFDDLIRGGRAAYDHADYAEALNKFELALAKAKENGRYERQYPEAQLCIGKACLELGQYDKAITAYQAVIKTRESSHNMNATDASEALNDLGNVYLARDNFKEAKIYFDKALAIRKTYTGDDAVKVSESLSGLGNLALAKGEFQKAQGILLQAMAIVDKSPSVDAIDKASVQNALGQSYQYLGKLTQAKALYEQALDLRQKNLSPDNPAIADSLLCLGTLEFRNRNYDHSEELLNRAKEIAERSPSFNQEKLADIQFCLGVLYDQRKNKTKAIEMITSALNIRQQIFGPKDAATVETQKYLNQLKSHR from the coding sequence TTGTCTAACGAACCTCTTCCTTCGGGCTCCTATAAAAAGATCTGTCTGACTTGCGGCAAAGAGTTTGCGGAAGAAGTCTTGCTCTGTCCAGATGACGATGAGCTTTTGACACCGGTCAAAGCCGACACTTTAATTGGCACAGTGCTGGCCGGTAAGTACGAAATTTTAGAAAAGCTCGGTGCCGGTGGCATGGGGCTTGTATACAAAGCGCGCCATACTCTGATGAAGCGTATGGTGGCAATTAAGATCATGCTGCCCCAGTTGATAGCCAGTGTTTCAGCTCTCAAGCGTTTTAAGCAAGAAGCCCAGGCCGCTAGCAACCTCAACCATCCAAACATCCTTACGGTTTTTGATTTTGGTGTAACTCCAGATGGCATGCCTTATCTGGTCATGGACTTTTTAGAGGGCACCAATCTCTCCAAGATATTAGAAGCTGGAACAGCCCTGCCTGTTGGTACGGCTGTTGATGTATTTATCCAGAGTTGTTCAGCACTATCCCATGCCCACAAAAAAGGGATTGTGCACCGAGACCTTAAGCCAGCCAATATCATGCTTGTAGAGTACGAAGGTCGTCAAAACTTTGTCAAAATCGTAGACTTTGGCATGGCTAAGATTACTGGCGCGGTGGATGGTGAAGGCGAAGACCTGACTAAGTCCGGCGAAGTCTTTGGTAGTCCTCTATACATGAGTCCAGAGCAGTGCATGGGTAAAGTGCTCGATGCCCGCTCCGATATCTACAGTCTCGGTTGTGTGATTTATCGTACTCTTACTGGCTGCACCGCTGTTAGTGGCACAAGCGCAATAGAGTGTTTTTCGCATCACGTCAACTCGCTGCCCCGTCCATTTGCCGAAGCCTGCCCCGGTGCTGAGTTTCCCGAGGGACTGGAAGCAATTGTGATGAAGTCTGTGGCTAAGGATCCAGATGATCGCTATCAGACTATGGATGAGCTTAAAGACTCATTGCTTGCTCTAGCAGGCATTGATTTTAGCTCGATGTATAGCAGCCTCGGTGGCGCTAATATCAGTCAACACGATACAGTGTTGCAGAGTAGTTATGGCTCCAGTAGTCACTATTCACAAAACTCTATGATGGCTGCCAATAATAGCTCATCGCAATTGCCGGCTCAAAGTAACGCCGATAGCACTCCCAGTCTTAATTTGACTCGCAATGATGCCTCTACTGGTGGGCAAAGTGCTCTACAAAATGTGGCATCGACATCAAGTAGCCCACAGCGTCAAACTGGCGAGAGCGCGCAGCCACAAGAGAGCGGTAACTTTGCTCCAAATGCTCAGCCTGTCCCTCAAAAGGGCTTACCCGTAGCCCTCATTGCTATAGCGGCGGTAGTAGTAATTGGTGGTGGCACAGCACTGTTTATGGCAGGTCGCTCCACAGACCGCGGCAATAGCAATAACAGTGGCAATAACTCCAGCAGTACGACTGCTATCCCCGACAAGCAAGCTAGCTTTGATGATCTTATACGTGGCGGTAGGGCTGCTTATGATCACGCTGACTATGCCGAAGCACTCAATAAATTTGAACTTGCTTTAGCCAAAGCCAAAGAAAACGGTCGCTACGAAAGACAATATCCCGAAGCTCAGCTCTGTATCGGTAAGGCTTGTCTTGAGCTTGGTCAGTACGATAAGGCAATAACTGCTTATCAGGCTGTCATCAAAACCAGAGAATCAAGCCATAACATGAATGCTACAGATGCCTCTGAAGCACTCAATGATCTCGGTAATGTCTATCTTGCCAGAGACAACTTTAAAGAAGCCAAAATCTACTTCGATAAAGCTCTCGCTATTCGCAAGACTTACACCGGTGACGATGCTGTCAAGGTCTCAGAATCGCTCTCTGGTCTTGGTAATTTGGCACTTGCCAAAGGTGAGTTTCAAAAGGCGCAGGGCATACTTTTGCAGGCTATGGCCATCGTCGACAAATCTCCATCGGTAGATGCCATCGACAAAGCGTCAGTGCAAAACGCACTGGGTCAGAGCTATCAATATCTAGGCAAGCTCACTCAGGCAAAGGCTCTCTATGAGCAAGCCCTCGATTTGCGTCAAAAAAATCTTAGTCCCGATAATCCAGCTATTGCTGACTCACTTTTGTGTCTTGGTACACTAGAGTTTCGCAATCGCAATTATGACCACTCCGAAGAACTGCTCAATCGCGCCAAAGAGATAGCCGAAAGGTCGCCTAGCTTTAACCAGGAAAAGCTTGCCGATATTCAGTTTTGCCTTGGTGTCTTATATGACCAACGCAAAAACAAAACCAAAGCAATTGAGATGATCACTAGTGCCTTAAACATCAGGCAGCAAATCTTTGGACCAAAGGACGCTGCCACCGTTGAGACTCAGAAGTATTTAAATCAACTCAAGAGTCATCGCTAA